The DNA segment GAGTCCCGTTGCTGTCAGCGAATTTAGTCAGCATTGAAAACGGTAAAACTGCTCATACACAACGCCAAGAAATTACAACTTTGCTATTTCGAGCTTTTTTCCAGCAACTATATATTGATGGTTTCTTTCATGCTGATCCCCATCCGGGAAATTTATTTTATCTCGCAGATGGTCGCATTGCCCTTTTAGACTGTGGAATGGTGGGTAGGCTTGATCCCCGCACTCAGCAAATACTCACAGAAATGCTCTTGGCAATCATTGACTTAGATGCGGGGCGCTGCGCGCAATTAACTTTGCAGTTAGCAGATTCTTCTCAGCCGGTGATTTTGTCACGGTTAGAAAATGATTATGATCGAATGTTGCGGAAGTATCATAATGTCAACTTGGGTGAAATGAATTTCAGTCAGGTAATTTATGAAATTTTGCAAGTCGCTCGTAACAATAAAATCCGCTTACCCAGCAACATGGGTTTATATGCCAAAACCCTGGCAAACTTAGAAGGAGTAGCCCGTGCATTTAACCCAGAGGTAAATTTATTTGATGAAATCCAGCCATTAATTACAGACTTGTTTCGGCGGCAATTATTAGGCGATAATCCAGTGCGATCGCTATTAAGAACAGCCTTAGATATTAAGAGTTTATCATTACAATCTCCCCGGAAAATTGAACTGTTATTAGATCGAGTTACCTCAGAAACCTTACAGTGGAATCTTTCACTCCGTGGTTTAGATGGTATGCGGCGGACTTTGGATGATGCGGCTAACAGATTATCGTTTAGCATTTTGGTAGGTTCTCTAATTATGGGAGCAGCCATTATTTCCACCAAAGCCCAAACAACTCAACTTTCTTTTTTAAGTAGTGTCCTGTTTGCTGCGGCCAGTTTATTAGGTTTGTGGCTAGTTATTAGTATTTTGCGATCTGGGCGTTTAAAGTAATTTTTGTGTTTATTCACTGGGTAATTTCCACCCAAAACCATTATCAACACAGATAAATTCTTGATGTGCATTTGTATTTATCTGTAGTTCAATATAAACTTTATGTCAATTATCACTGTTGAAAATCTGAGTAAATTTTACCCAGTTGCTGTTAAAGAACCGGGTATAAAAGGCACACTCAGCCACTTTTTCCGGCGCACCTACCGTTCAATTAAAGCAGTACAGGATGTTTCATTTGAAATTGCACCTGGTGAAGTTGTAGGTTTTTTGGGACCAAATGGTGCTGGTAAAACCACCACCCTGAAAATGCTTACAGGGCTGATTCATCCTTCCGGCGGGACAGTCAGAGTAGCTGGACACGTGCCATTTCTTCGCCAAGACGCATTTCTGCAAAAAATTACCTTAGTAATGGGGCAGAAACAGCAGTTACTTTGGGACTTACCAGCACTAGATTCTTTGAAAATTAACGCTGCTGTTTATAACATCTCTAATAAAGAATTCCA comes from the Nodularia sp. NIES-3585 genome and includes:
- a CDS encoding AarF/ABC1/UbiB kinase family protein: MFLTQTVPRQREIIEVVLRNGWDYMRRLLTGGKADEPQLPTPAVLKNILVDLGPVYVKLGQLLSTRPDLLNAAYIEELSTLQDEVPPVPWTEVEVFIRQHLKRPLEETFSTINPVPVAAGSIAQTHRATLVDGREVALKVQRPGIALTVAQDIALIQGIADLVARTDFGQTYEIKSVAEEFTKALEDELDFTLEAGFTDELRGNLSRSRWFDPTQLVVAEIFWDITTEKLLVMEWLDGVPLLSANLVSIENGKTAHTQRQEITTLLFRAFFQQLYIDGFFHADPHPGNLFYLADGRIALLDCGMVGRLDPRTQQILTEMLLAIIDLDAGRCAQLTLQLADSSQPVILSRLENDYDRMLRKYHNVNLGEMNFSQVIYEILQVARNNKIRLPSNMGLYAKTLANLEGVARAFNPEVNLFDEIQPLITDLFRRQLLGDNPVRSLLRTALDIKSLSLQSPRKIELLLDRVTSETLQWNLSLRGLDGMRRTLDDAANRLSFSILVGSLIMGAAIISTKAQTTQLSFLSSVLFAAASLLGLWLVISILRSGRLK